In one Perca fluviatilis chromosome 7, GENO_Pfluv_1.0, whole genome shotgun sequence genomic region, the following are encoded:
- the LOC120562362 gene encoding membrane-spanning 4-domains subfamily A member 18-like, with protein sequence MSTSTSITTAAGGVLVVTHVIPAPQGAATQNSAEKKNHREQLLALGTVQIMIGLAVFLFELAMIPDTYTLGFNSGAFIWAPLFDILSGSLMVSAGTSLNKCRVNGGVGLSVVAAVASGAAASIYVLDVLDVTGYLFQRYDSNHPHYYYHHNYYNDSSVTVKPQEYNTDITGVSLV encoded by the exons ATGTCGACGTCTACGTCTATAACTACAGCGGCGGGCGGCGTGCTCGTGGTCACCCATGTCATCCCGGCACCTCAGGGTGCTGCGACACAAAACTCTGCAGAGAAGAAGAACCACCGGGAACAACTGCTGGCCCTCGGG ACGGTGCAGATCATGATCGGCCTGGCCGTCTTTCTCTTTGAGCTCGCCATGATTCCAGATACATATACTCTGGGGTTTAACTCCGGCGCTTTCATCTGGGCCCCGCTGTTT GACATCTTGTCTGGATCTCTGATGGTGTCTGCTGGGACATCGCTGAACAAATGTCGG GTGAATGGAGGTGTGGGACTcagtgttgttgctgctgttgcttcTGGTGCTGCTGCCTCCATCTACGTTCTGGATGTTTTGGATGTAACTGGATACCTGTTCCAGAGATATGATTCTAACCATCCTCACTACTACTACCACCACAACTATTACAATGACTCCTCTGTG ACCGTGAAGCCTCAGGAATACAACACCGACATCacgggcgtcagtttggtttga